Proteins from one Acidimicrobiia bacterium genomic window:
- a CDS encoding M15 family metallopeptidase, translating into MGTIALPLQEGGFGEVQPTPPELVGRAFGTVDILAPPESATFGSTIGSIPDDVLARSTWTADCPVAVDDLAYVTVSHLGFDGLAHTGELIVNRAVAEDIVSVFAALYEARYPIEEMRVVAAPELDLAPTGDGNNTTSFVCRAATGGTNWSQHAYGLAIDVNPFQNPYVKGDLVLPELASYYTDRELAEPGVITGGGVVDTAFALIGWGWGGNWNSLKDWMHFSQNGN; encoded by the coding sequence TTGGGGACCATCGCACTCCCTCTCCAGGAAGGAGGCTTTGGGGAAGTTCAACCCACGCCACCCGAGCTTGTCGGGCGGGCATTCGGAACGGTCGACATCCTTGCGCCCCCGGAGTCGGCAACGTTCGGCTCGACGATCGGGTCGATCCCTGACGACGTCCTGGCCCGATCGACCTGGACCGCCGACTGTCCGGTAGCTGTAGATGATCTGGCCTACGTTACGGTCTCACATCTAGGCTTTGATGGGCTTGCCCACACTGGTGAATTGATCGTGAACCGGGCGGTCGCCGAGGATATTGTGTCGGTATTCGCCGCCTTGTATGAAGCGCGTTATCCGATCGAAGAGATGCGGGTCGTAGCGGCACCCGAGTTGGATCTGGCGCCAACGGGTGACGGAAACAACACCACCTCGTTTGTATGCCGGGCGGCCACCGGGGGGACCAATTGGTCCCAGCACGCGTACGGTCTAGCCATCGACGTGAATCCTTTTCAAAATCCGTATGTGAAGGGTGACCTCGTTCTGCCTGAGTTGGCCTCGTATTACACCGATCGGGAACTCGCTGAACCTGGTGTCATCACTGGCGGAGGAGTCGTCGATACAGCTTTTGCGTTGATCGGGTGGGGCTGGGGAGGAAACTGGAATTCCCTCAAGGACTGGATGCATTTCAGTCAGAACGGAAACTAG
- a CDS encoding patatin-like phospholipase family protein — translation MSRVGLVLGGGGVTGASYEMAALMAIEMATGWNPNTSDVIVGTSAGAFVGGIVRSNRLELSSLVKPGDNHGDVAARISKQLFRPTKSGFGVSRWVRHGLVPGLRSPGLRLILGSPGMYDSNAIAEWMEYHVEEAAHGWPDRPLLIPSYQLEGRKRVVFGSDEAEKVTLAEAVAASSAVPMIFSPFRLNGSTYVDGGVLSGTHADLVLGSPTPLDLVLILAPMAATEKRLRATPVETLLDRVGQTALENELSSIREEWPDTDIVVLRPEPNVLAKMRPNPMKPELAVPSFIQTLTSMNTELAHSTVWDKLHRHLTAGRVA, via the coding sequence ATGAGCAGGGTAGGACTGGTCCTCGGTGGCGGGGGTGTTACGGGTGCGTCATACGAGATGGCCGCCCTCATGGCGATCGAGATGGCAACCGGCTGGAATCCGAACACTTCGGACGTGATTGTCGGAACCTCGGCGGGCGCCTTTGTCGGCGGAATCGTGCGATCCAATCGCCTGGAGCTTTCGAGCCTGGTCAAACCAGGAGACAACCATGGTGACGTGGCTGCCCGAATTTCCAAGCAACTGTTCCGCCCAACCAAATCAGGCTTCGGTGTCAGCCGATGGGTACGTCACGGACTCGTTCCAGGGCTACGAAGTCCTGGTCTACGCCTGATACTCGGATCGCCTGGCATGTACGACTCAAATGCCATCGCCGAGTGGATGGAGTATCACGTCGAAGAGGCTGCGCACGGATGGCCCGATCGGCCACTCCTGATACCTTCCTACCAGCTCGAAGGCCGCAAACGGGTTGTGTTTGGTTCGGACGAGGCCGAAAAAGTCACGTTGGCCGAGGCGGTGGCCGCCTCGTCGGCGGTTCCCATGATTTTTTCCCCGTTCCGCTTGAACGGGTCAACGTACGTCGATGGCGGCGTGCTTTCGGGAACCCACGCAGACCTGGTCCTGGGAAGTCCGACACCGCTTGACCTTGTCCTCATTCTGGCGCCGATGGCAGCCACCGAGAAACGTCTTCGAGCTACTCCAGTGGAAACCCTGCTCGATCGAGTCGGTCAGACAGCCCTTGAGAACGAGCTGAGCTCCATCCGTGAGGAATGGCCCGACACCGACATTGTCGTGCTGCGCCCGGAACCCAACGTATTGGCCAAAATGCGTCCAAATCCGATGAAACCAGAATTGGCCGTTCCCAGCTTCATTCAGACACTCACCTCGATGAACACCGAGTTGGCCCACTCGACCGTGTGGGACAAGCTGCATCGCCATCTGACCGCCGGCAGGGTCGCTTAG